Proteins from a single region of Parambassis ranga chromosome 18, fParRan2.1, whole genome shotgun sequence:
- the adgra3 gene encoding adhesion G protein-coupled receptor A3 has protein sequence MRVDLLQLFVILLLSGSAVSSACKSLDERPKSSGKSLPSDKKVVCSNMELHQVLPPDSFPNRTVTLILNNNKIQELRNGSFFGLTALEKLDLRNNMISHIEPGSFLGLPALKRLDLSNNSIGCLNIDIFKGLASLMRLNLSGNIFSSLAQGTFDSLVSLKALEFQTPYLLCDCNLLWLLRWVKYRNIAVKNTKCSYPQSLQGQLITSIKPELLTCDAPLELPSFQLTPSQRQVVFQGDSLPFQCQASLVAEDMQVLWYRNGHMVKHNATQGIFIEKRIVQNCSLIASALTISNIQPGFTGNWECRVRTSRGNTTRTVHIVVLQSSAMYCAPERISNNKGEFRWPRTLAGIRAYLPCNRLPSSAGAYSGSSGEEQRAWRYCDREGQWAEEDYSRCQFQKDVTRFLYVINQMPLNESNVLSRARRLLTFDAANFSDKMDIIFVAEMIEKFSKFIEKCKELGDVMLSMASNLMLAEEKVLWTAQREAMACSRIIACLQKIAVYRLATAQAFSLTSPNIALEAHAVRANDWNGMSCMLFQRPSPERTPSQDRQLTFKCNTTSSFSSILHKNTIVEASLQLPQSLLTQAVTPGQVDDTVYKLYLLGFRNGKFFPSTGDSSHLADGGKRRSVATPVIMAKIDGMPLHILRAPVNITLRRFARGSDAISACWNFSLSGGQGGWQNNGCHILDHHDNFTTISCNSLGNYGLLMDLSGVEYFSPSIQPLHPVIYATTIILLLCLLTIIISYIYHHRSVRVSRKFWHMLVNLSFHISLSCGVFVGGINQIRYSSVCQAVGILLHYSTLATALWVGVTARNIYKQVTRKAKRYEELDEPLPPPRPMLRFYLIGGGIPIIVCGITAAANIKNYGSQANAPYCWMAWEPSIGAFYGPVGFIIFVDCMYFLSILLQLRRHPERRYELKEPSEEQEHLASSNSDTGPQGPSSQCHPLTLQLQPQDATSSIVSAPNTVPLSALENEHTFPAQLMGAAGALGLYAALWVFGAMAVSQDHPFDLAFTCLFGVAALALGVFMVAHHCVNRQDMRRYWSQACCSGRRAYSAQEDVLLPQPGVAMTSTAGSDGKADGESVKCGNSSADSSYTHKNAPSMCNSAHGSKLTNLQAEAAQCKSASAPVTANGAAILDNSLTEHSLDNEIKMHVAPVEVQFRRVNNINNPAAATNGHPGRHHKNRARAHRASRLTVLREYAYDVPTSVEGSVQSAPHRRHHHYDMAARNSRRAAYMAYRERHQSQMQQDSSDSASLPRRSRYSDKGASSTLGNGTVVTVETEQVTTAAVLSSSNDSSPATQPASTELETLPKSYGLNLVTPNGGTLKENGQAMPLINADSTASIKTGLWKHETTV, from the exons CATTTTGAACAACAATAAGATTCAAGAACTCAGAAATGGATCCTTCTTTGGATTGACTGCTTTGGAAAAATT GGACCTGCGGAATAACATGATCAGTCATATTGAACCCGGCTCTTTTCTTGGCTTGCCAGCACTAAAAAGACT AGACCTGTCCAACAACAGCATCGGCTGTCTTAACATAGATATCTTCAAGGGCCTTGCCAGTCTGATGCGACT AAACCTTTCAGGAAACATATTCTCTTCTTTGGCTCAGGGGACCTTTGACAGCTTGGTGTCTCTGAAGGCACT GGAGTTTCAGACACCTTACCTCCTTTGTGACTGCAACCTCCTGTGGCTCCTGCGCTGGGTCAAATACAGGAACATCGCTGTGAAGAACACCAAGTGCTCCTACCCTCAGTCTCTCCAGGGACAGCTCATCACCTCCATCAAGCCAGAGCTCCTGACCTGTG ATGCTCCACTTGAGCTGCCCTCCTTCCAGCTGACTCCGTCCCAGCGTCAGGTTGTTTTTCAGGGGGACAGCCTGCCATTCCAGTGTCAGGCTTCCTTGGTGGCCGAAGACATGCAGGTGCTGTGGTACCGGAACGGCCACATGGTCAAACACAATGCCACCCAAGGCATCTTCATTGAAAAGCGCATTGTGCAGAACTGCTCTCTCATTGCCAG TGCATTGACCATCTCAAACATCCAGCCTGGGTTTACTGGGAACTGGGAGTGTCGGGTCAGGACAAGTAGGGGCAACACCACTAGGACTGTCCACATTGTGGTACTGCAAAGTTCAGCCATGTACTGCGCTCCTGAACGCATCTCAAACAACAAGGGAGAGTTCAG GTGGCCACGCACCCTTGCAGGGATCAGAGCCTACCTCCCTTGCAACAGATTGCCAAGTAGCGCAGGCGCCTATTCAGGCAGCTCTGGGGAAGAGCAGCGGGCGTGGCGCTACTGTGATCGTGAGGGACAGTGGGCAGAGGAGGACTACTCCCGCTGCCAGTTTCAGAAAGATGTTACAAGGTTTCTCTATGTTATCAACCAG ATGCCTCTAAATGAGAGCAATGTGCTGTCCAGAGCCCGACGCCTGCTCACATTCGATGCTGCCAACTTCTCTGACAAAATGGACATCATTTTTGTGGCTGAGATGATTGAAAAGTTTAGCAAGTTTATTGAGAAGTGTAAGGAA ttgGGTGATGTGATGCTCAGCATGGCCAGTAACTTGatgctggcagaagagaaggtGCTATGGACTGCTCAGCGTGAAGCCATGGCCTGCTCCCGCATCATCGCCTGCCTCCAGAAAATTGCTGTCTACCGCCTGGCCACAGCTCAGGCCTTCTCACTG ACATCTCCCAACATAGCTTTAGAGGCCCATGCTGTCAGGGCCAATGACTGGAACGGCATGAGCTGTATGTTATTCCAGAGACCCAGCCCCGAACGCACACCCAGCCAGGACCGCCAGCTCACATTCAAATGCAACACCACCAGCTCCTTCTCCAGCATCCTTCACAAG AACACTATTGTGGAAGCTTCCCTGCAACTTCCTCAGTCTCTTCTTACCCAAGCTGTGACCCCTGGGCAGGTGGATGACACAGTCTACAAGCTCTACCTTCTAGGCTTCCGCAATGGCAAGTTTTTCCCCTCCACTGGCGACTCCTCCCACCTGGCTGATGGTGGGAAGAGGAGAAGTGTGGCCACACCTGTTATCATGGCCAAGATAG ATGGCATGCCTCTTCACATCCTGAGGGCCCCTGTGAACATCACTTTACGGCGATTTGCCCGCGGCTCAGATGCCATCTCAGCCTGCTGGAACTTCAGCCTGTCTGGAGGTCAGGGCGGATGGCAAAACAATGGCTGTCATATCCTGGACCATCATGACAATTTCACTACCATATCCTGCAACTCTCTGGGCAACTATGGTCTGCTTATG GACCTTAGTGGTGTGGAATATTTCTCCCCAAGCATCCAACCCCTGCACCCAGTCATCTATGCGACAACTATTATACTCCTTTTGTGCCTCCTCACTATTATAATAAGCTACATCTACCATCACAG GTCTGTCCGAGTGAGCCGCAAGTTTTGGCACATGCTGGTCAACCTCTCATTCCACATCTCCCTGAGCTGCGGGGTTTTTGTAGGGGGCATCAACCAGATACGATATTCAAGTGTCTGTCAAGCA GTGGGCATTTTGTTGCATTATTCTACTTTAGCTACTGCCCTGTGGGTGGGCGTGACGGCACGCAACATTTACAAGCAGGTGACGCGCAAGGCCAAGCGCTATGAGGAGCTGGATGAGCCGCTGCCACCACCGCGGCCTATGCTGAG GTTCTACTTAATCGGCGGAGGGATTCCAATCATTGTGTGTGGCATCACCGCAGCAGCTAACATCAAAAACTACGGCAGCCAGGCCAATGCACCATA TTGCTGGATGGCATGGGAGCCAAGCATCGGGGCTTTTTATGGGCCAGTCGGTTTTATCATCTTTGTGGACTGCATGTACTTCCTCAGCATCCTGCTCCAGTTGCGCAGACACCCTGAACGCCGTTACGAGCTGAAGGAGCCGAGCGAAGAGCAGGAGCATTTGGCTTCATCGAACAGCGATACCGGCCCACAGGGTCCCAGTAGCCAATGCCACCCCCTCACTCTCCAGCTTCAGCCTCAAGACGCCACATCCTCCATTGTGTCTGCCCCCAACACTGTGCCGCTGTCTGCCCTGGAGAACGAGCACACCTTTCCTGCCCAGCTGATGGGTGCAGCCGGTGCATTAGGGCTATATGCAGCCCTCTGGGTGTTCGGTGCCATGGCTGTATCACAGGACCACCCCTTTGACTTAGCTTTCACCTGTCTGTTTGGGGTGGCTGCGCTGGCCCTTGGGGTTTTCATGGTGGCACATCACTGTGTTAACAGACAAGATATGAGGCGCTACTGGTCACAGGCGTGTTGCTCTGGTAGACGAGCATACTCTGCACAGGAGGATGTGCTTCTACCTCAGCCAGGCGTGGCAATGACATCCACAGCAGGATCTGATGGCAAGGCAGATGGGGAGTCGGTAAAGTGCGGCAACAGCAGTGCAGACTCTTCCTATACACACAAGAATGCTCCAAGCATGTGCAACTCTGCGCACGGCAGCAAGCTGACCAACCTGCAGGCAGAGGCAGCTCAGTGCAAGTCTGCATCGGCTCCAGTGACAGCCAACGGTGCAGCCATTTTGGACAACAGCCTGACAGAGCATTCATTAgacaatgaaataaaaatgcatgTAGCACCAGTTGAGGTGCAGTTCCGGCGGGtgaacaacatcaacaacccaGCAGCTGCCACTAACGGACACCCAGGCAGGCATCACAAAAACAGAGCGCGGGCACACAGGGCGAGCCGGCTAACCGTGTTGCGAGAGTATGCCTACGATGTACCCACCAGTGTAGAGGGCAGTGTGCAGAGCGCCCCCCACAGACGGCACCATCATTATGACATGGCAGCACGCAATAGCCGACGGGCAGCCTACATGGCCTACAGAGAGCGGCATCAGAGTCAGATGCAGCAGGACAGTAGCGACAGCGCAAGCCTGCCCCGCCGCTCCCGCTACTCTGATAAAGGAGCCAGCAGCACGCTGGGCAACGGGACTGTGGTAACCGTAGAGACTGAGCAGGTGACcacagctgcagtgctgagctcAAGTAATGACTCTAGTCCTGCAACTCAGCCTGCCAGCACAGAACTCGAAACCCTGCCTAAGTCATATGGGCTCAACCTTGTTACTCCAAATGGTGGGACACTTAAAGAAAATGGGCAGGCGATGCCTTTAATTAATGCAGATAGTACAGCCAGTATAAAGACAGGCCTGTGGAAACATGAAACTACTGTGTAG